From the genome of Candidatus Nitrosocosmicus oleophilus, one region includes:
- a CDS encoding DEAD/DEAH box helicase yields MSPAISSLRFPFALKPDQVAAVDSWIKNGYRGSIIYSTGTGKTEIAYESAKRACLEVMRNAQIKDDLTNSFNILFLVPRIVLIEQNVNRLLRYNISKEHVGTYYGEKKDQKEITISTYQSAINNFPLIENAKLVILDEVHLLSNTAFSFKRLFKIITADPKRKILGLTATINELDPKYKEIIDIIPPVKKYLIKEAVDDGRLAKPEVVSMEVSLTSEEKDRYKKTSESIRNISYKLNAYDPGVISKILYQGGMRSKYAKEWFNQVRLRKDLLNSSKHKLEKAVSIIEKHNNEKIMVFSETIDSIKTLQETLEKKNIKSEIIHSKIKTKDRKMILEKWGVDFYPLLSVHTLEIGFDIPQVRIAIILSNTSNINQIAQRIGRVIRKTKEKDSAWIYLIHAKETRDNNILRMVDKAVGKKSSKIIRRGTKQTRITDEF; encoded by the coding sequence ATGTCTCCTGCCATATCCTCACTTAGATTTCCCTTTGCGTTAAAGCCAGATCAAGTAGCGGCAGTCGATTCATGGATTAAGAACGGCTATCGAGGATCCATTATTTATTCAACCGGTACCGGTAAGACGGAAATTGCATACGAGAGCGCTAAGAGAGCATGTCTTGAAGTAATGAGGAATGCGCAAATCAAAGACGATTTAACAAATTCTTTTAACATTTTATTCCTTGTTCCTCGGATCGTCCTTATTGAACAAAATGTTAACAGACTCTTGAGATACAACATTTCAAAAGAACATGTAGGAACATACTATGGAGAAAAAAAAGATCAAAAAGAGATCACTATTTCTACTTATCAAAGTGCAATAAATAATTTTCCTTTAATTGAAAATGCAAAATTGGTCATTCTCGATGAAGTTCATTTATTAAGTAACACCGCCTTTTCTTTCAAGAGACTATTTAAAATAATTACTGCTGATCCGAAAAGAAAAATTTTAGGTCTAACAGCTACCATTAATGAGTTAGACCCAAAGTATAAGGAAATTATTGACATAATTCCGCCAGTGAAAAAATACCTTATCAAAGAAGCCGTGGATGATGGCAGATTGGCAAAACCTGAAGTAGTTTCCATGGAGGTGAGCCTTACAAGCGAAGAGAAAGACAGATACAAAAAAACCAGTGAATCCATAAGAAATATTTCATACAAGCTAAACGCTTATGATCCAGGCGTTATCTCAAAGATCCTCTACCAAGGGGGAATGCGCTCAAAGTATGCGAAAGAATGGTTTAACCAAGTAAGATTAAGAAAGGATTTACTTAATTCATCTAAACATAAATTAGAAAAAGCGGTTTCCATAATTGAAAAACACAATAATGAAAAGATAATGGTTTTCAGTGAAACTATAGATTCAATCAAAACTTTGCAGGAAACCCTTGAAAAGAAAAATATCAAATCAGAGATAATCCATTCAAAAATAAAGACAAAGGACCGTAAAATGATCCTTGAAAAATGGGGTGTAGATTTTTATCCTCTATTGTCCGTCCACACGCTGGAGATAGGTTTTGATATTCCGCAGGTCAGAATAGCCATAATTCTTTCTAATACTTCTAACATTAATCAGATTGCTCAAAGGATTGGTAGAGTCATCAGGAAAACAAAAGAAAAGGACAGTGCATGGATATATTTGATACATGCTAAAGAGACAAGAGATAATAATATCCTGAGAATGGTAGACAAGGCTGTGGGAAAGAAAAGCAGTAAAATCATACGAAGGGGAACGAAACAAACTCGAATTACAGATGAATTTTAG
- a CDS encoding TIGR00725 family protein → MQIGVIGYNSGSLPIKSKTLDLAYEVGSFIARKNAILVCGGLGGVMEYSCKGAKDNNGFTIGIVPQEDYSSANKYCDAVICTGVGLSRDFIVAYSSDGLISVGGGVGTLIELCVGYIAKKPMISISDSGGISDIYGGKYLDERNRMMIEKTESPMEAVEYILKRNELR, encoded by the coding sequence GTGCAAATCGGTGTTATAGGATACAACAGCGGCTCTCTTCCAATCAAATCGAAAACACTTGATTTGGCCTATGAGGTGGGTAGTTTTATAGCGAGAAAAAATGCTATTTTGGTTTGCGGGGGTTTAGGAGGCGTGATGGAATATTCGTGTAAAGGCGCTAAGGATAATAATGGTTTTACAATTGGAATAGTTCCACAAGAAGACTATTCCAGTGCCAACAAATACTGTGATGCGGTAATATGTACAGGCGTTGGATTGTCCAGGGATTTTATCGTGGCGTATTCTTCGGACGGTCTTATCTCAGTAGGAGGCGGTGTGGGGACCCTAATTGAGCTGTGCGTTGGATATATTGCAAAAAAACCAATGATCTCAATCTCTGATAGTGGTGGGATTTCTGATATTTACGGGGGGAAATATTTAGATGAACGCAATAGAATGATGATCGAGAAAACAGAGTCTCCGATGGAGGCAGTGGAATACATATTAAAAAGGAATGAACTACGATAA
- a CDS encoding DUF2070 family protein: MSNFESDSVSSLHKRWLFTNINPSSEKFSFLIAILSLITNIALINFVITPHSIADFLISLPIIASVFSVTLVFDYLSLRGTPLNRFSKVLHVAAFANLLWTLTVIGGYISEFIINTNTPNINFVLQGMFMAIGLRIGIFVSVFGASLKRSIPISFIQPLIIFILFSFFYFNHIFYTNFTVYVFGSVILFIGVLWTIVIDRIGRPNFTSAFKILQAFLIAWTENKSDEMEKIAEAKASPKMVNTLIVKLRPKNQKEISIVLPELHPGPFNPIGGSNLPYDIFKFYSNSAMVMHSVSDHSLNIPSKKEVEKYLMSLDQHNHLEAGDKCSIPLTIRNQDCNCSGLALGKNVIIMFSKSPSGMEDIPPDVKTELEMYAKQIGFEQILIIDAHNSLGEKIEQENIEVLIKIGKECLIKLRESEQFPFKIGYANSYQIEEQTNKDLLKQPDLGHGQFGLLIISINKIDYSLCWIDSNNMKNGFREKIVDALEAENLKVIEVCTSDTHSTSGKRNIKGYYTLGDVTPESKILNVFKSLATRAKNSLDISTFDVFKIESQVMVMGNDQFDDYSNALEKSFLVTKIFLAITFVVYILMLLFT; the protein is encoded by the coding sequence ATGAGTAATTTTGAGTCTGATAGTGTTTCCAGCCTTCATAAAAGATGGCTTTTTACAAACATAAACCCATCTTCAGAAAAATTTTCTTTTCTAATAGCAATCTTAAGTTTAATTACAAATATAGCGCTAATTAATTTCGTAATAACTCCGCACTCCATTGCTGATTTCTTAATAAGCTTACCAATTATTGCATCTGTATTTTCAGTGACACTTGTTTTCGACTATCTTTCTTTGCGTGGTACGCCTCTAAATAGATTCTCCAAAGTCTTACATGTAGCTGCATTTGCAAATCTACTTTGGACTCTGACCGTAATCGGTGGATATATTTCAGAATTTATTATTAACACCAATACACCAAACATTAACTTCGTTTTGCAAGGAATGTTTATGGCCATAGGTCTAAGAATAGGTATTTTCGTATCAGTATTTGGCGCATCGTTAAAGAGATCTATTCCGATATCATTCATTCAACCATTGATCATTTTCATTTTATTTTCCTTTTTTTACTTTAACCATATATTTTACACAAACTTCACGGTTTATGTTTTCGGGTCGGTGATCCTCTTTATTGGTGTATTATGGACGATAGTAATAGACAGAATTGGTAGACCCAATTTTACTAGTGCCTTTAAGATATTACAAGCTTTTCTTATTGCATGGACCGAGAACAAGTCTGATGAAATGGAAAAGATTGCAGAAGCTAAGGCAAGTCCTAAAATGGTTAATACCCTAATCGTAAAATTAAGACCTAAGAATCAAAAAGAAATTTCAATTGTACTGCCAGAACTTCATCCGGGCCCATTTAATCCAATAGGTGGTAGCAATTTGCCTTACGATATTTTTAAATTTTATTCAAATTCTGCTATGGTCATGCACAGCGTCTCTGATCATTCTTTGAACATACCCTCTAAAAAAGAGGTTGAAAAATACCTAATGTCATTAGACCAGCACAACCATCTAGAGGCAGGTGACAAATGCTCAATTCCGCTGACAATCCGCAATCAGGATTGTAATTGTAGTGGATTGGCCCTGGGGAAAAATGTAATAATCATGTTTTCAAAATCTCCCTCAGGGATGGAGGACATACCTCCTGATGTTAAAACAGAACTTGAAATGTATGCGAAGCAGATCGGTTTTGAACAAATATTGATTATCGATGCTCATAATTCTCTTGGGGAAAAAATCGAACAAGAAAATATCGAAGTACTAATTAAAATTGGCAAGGAATGCTTGATAAAGCTAAGAGAATCAGAACAATTTCCCTTCAAAATAGGATATGCAAACAGCTATCAAATAGAAGAACAGACCAATAAAGATTTATTGAAACAGCCTGACCTCGGACATGGCCAATTTGGATTATTGATTATCTCAATCAACAAGATAGATTATTCACTCTGTTGGATCGATTCTAATAATATGAAGAATGGATTTAGAGAAAAAATTGTGGACGCCCTTGAAGCAGAAAATTTGAAGGTTATTGAAGTATGTACCTCTGATACACATTCCACATCTGGAAAGAGAAATATCAAAGGTTATTACACATTAGGTGATGTGACTCCAGAGTCTAAAATATTGAACGTATTCAAATCCTTGGCTACAAGAGCAAAGAATTCTCTTGATATTTCTACATTTGATGTTTTCAAGATAGAAAGTCAAGTTATGGTTATGGGAAACGACCAGTTTGACGATTATTCAAACGCACTAGAGAAATCATTTCTAGTAACTAAGATTTTTCTGGCAATTACTTTTGTTGTTTATATATTAATGCTACTCTTTACGTGA
- a CDS encoding preprotein translocase subunit Sec61beta, whose product MSKKAKKNAPLPASSAGLLRFFEDETKGIKVKPEIILGIAGALIAISIAIKILIPV is encoded by the coding sequence ATGAGTAAGAAGGCGAAGAAGAATGCACCTTTACCTGCATCAAGTGCTGGGCTTTTAAGGTTTTTTGAAGATGAAACTAAAGGTATTAAAGTAAAACCAGAAATAATATTAGGAATTGCAGGTGCTTTAATTGCCATTTCAATAGCAATAAAAATTTTGATTCCAGTCTAA
- a CDS encoding 3-hydroxyacyl-CoA dehydrogenase family protein has product MSIKNITVLGSGIMGHGIAQVSAMADYKVVLRDIEQKFLDKAMEKIRWSLQKLAEKNKITVEEVDIFYNNITPLVDLQTAIHEADLIIEAVPEDFNLKKKVYQELNSLAEKNIIFASNTSTLPITELSSLTDRPDKFIGVHFFNPPQLMKLVEVIPGTRTDAKVTQEVTNYINKINKRPVVCNKDVSGFIVNRVFIPLVHEALFSMERDHVSKEVIDSAVKFKLEFPMGIFELADYTGLDVIHKASYEMNLRDKSVLLPHPKIKEKYDNQNLGQKSGSGFYEYKGDNYERIDLTMEKASEYDPYSIIGVAANNASWLIENQVCSIEDLNVALRLGMGLKMDIFDIFKKIGPSHVIGKLLELESKYGSFYHPNQYLYSIK; this is encoded by the coding sequence ATGTCAATAAAAAATATAACGGTTTTAGGTTCAGGAATTATGGGTCACGGAATTGCTCAAGTCTCGGCAATGGCAGACTACAAAGTAGTATTACGTGACATTGAACAAAAATTCTTGGATAAGGCAATGGAAAAGATAAGATGGTCTTTACAAAAGCTTGCAGAGAAAAATAAGATTACTGTAGAAGAAGTTGATATTTTTTATAATAATATTACCCCTCTCGTTGACCTTCAGACAGCAATACACGAAGCGGATCTGATAATTGAAGCGGTACCCGAAGATTTTAATTTAAAGAAAAAAGTATATCAAGAATTGAATAGTTTAGCAGAAAAGAACATCATTTTTGCATCAAATACTAGTACGTTACCCATAACAGAATTGAGCAGTCTAACCGACCGACCGGACAAATTCATTGGTGTTCATTTTTTTAATCCTCCCCAATTGATGAAATTAGTTGAAGTGATACCAGGAACCAGAACCGATGCTAAAGTAACACAAGAAGTCACAAATTATATCAATAAAATCAACAAACGTCCAGTAGTTTGTAATAAGGATGTATCTGGATTTATCGTCAATAGGGTTTTTATACCTTTGGTACATGAAGCACTATTCTCGATGGAGAGAGACCATGTCTCTAAGGAGGTAATTGATTCCGCAGTTAAATTCAAATTGGAATTTCCAATGGGAATTTTTGAACTTGCCGATTATACAGGCCTTGACGTTATCCATAAGGCCTCTTATGAAATGAATCTAAGGGACAAATCAGTCCTTCTGCCTCATCCAAAAATAAAAGAGAAGTATGATAATCAAAACTTGGGTCAAAAATCCGGTAGTGGCTTTTATGAATACAAGGGCGACAATTATGAAAGAATAGATCTTACCATGGAAAAGGCATCTGAATACGATCCTTATTCGATTATAGGAGTCGCAGCTAACAATGCCTCATGGCTAATTGAAAACCAGGTTTGTAGTATTGAAGATCTGAACGTTGCATTGAGGTTGGGCATGGGCTTAAAAATGGATATATTTGATATATTCAAAAAGATTGGGCCCAGTCACGTCATAGGTAAATTACTAGAATTGGAATCAAAATATGGGTCCTTCTATCATCCTAATCAATATCTGTACTCCATAAAATAG
- the yciH gene encoding stress response translation initiation inhibitor YciH gives MAVICKKCGLPDDLCACGELDKEDTRIVVRLETRRFSKTTTMIEGLDPKINDIHTIVKELKSRLACGGTAKDGFILLQGDHRDIVKNYLVVKGFNESSIEVM, from the coding sequence ATGGCTGTAATATGCAAAAAATGTGGCCTACCTGACGATTTATGTGCATGCGGAGAATTAGATAAAGAAGATACACGAATTGTAGTAAGATTGGAAACCAGACGATTTTCTAAAACAACTACAATGATTGAGGGTTTAGATCCAAAAATTAATGACATTCATACAATTGTTAAAGAACTAAAAAGCAGGTTGGCATGCGGCGGTACAGCAAAAGATGGCTTTATCCTTTTACAAGGTGATCATAGGGATATTGTTAAAAATTATTTAGTAGTAAAGGGTTTTAACGAATCTTCTATAGAAGTAATGTAG
- the ahcY gene encoding adenosylhomocysteinase has protein sequence MEYRIKDISLADKGKKKIEWAEANMPVLLSLKNKFKESKPLKDLVVGGCLHVTKETAVLTKTLAAAGATIAWSGCNPLSTSDDIAASLVKDEELSVFASRGVSTSEYYEDIYSVLKFNPDITIDDGADLTIEFHKTFDKYGKNIIGGTEETTTGVLRLKALEKTSKLSYPIVAVNDAETKHDFDNVYGTGQSALDGIIRATNVLIAGKSVVVAGYGHVGKGIASRARGLGASVIVTEIDPINALKARMDGFIVATMDEAALIGDLFITSTGCKDVIVGSHIEKMKNGVILANAGHFNVEISIEEINGMAKSSKHVNENVEQFVLKNDAKVNVIGEGRLVNLVAAEGHPSEVMDMSFANQFLSVINLVNNKGKFENKIYEIDRDQDLLIAGLKLEAMGIKIDKLSEVQNKYLSEYGEGT, from the coding sequence ATGGAATATAGAATAAAGGATATTTCCTTGGCTGATAAAGGTAAAAAAAAAATTGAATGGGCTGAAGCAAATATGCCCGTATTACTATCTTTAAAGAATAAGTTCAAAGAATCAAAACCACTAAAGGATCTTGTAGTTGGTGGCTGTTTGCACGTAACGAAGGAAACAGCGGTTTTAACCAAAACACTTGCCGCTGCAGGAGCCACAATAGCATGGTCAGGGTGTAATCCGTTAAGCACCAGTGATGATATTGCTGCCTCACTAGTAAAAGATGAAGAATTGTCAGTTTTCGCTAGCAGGGGAGTATCAACTAGCGAATATTATGAAGATATATACTCAGTCCTTAAGTTCAATCCTGACATTACCATTGATGACGGAGCAGACCTTACAATCGAATTTCATAAAACATTTGATAAATACGGAAAGAATATCATTGGTGGAACTGAGGAAACTACCACAGGAGTCTTAAGATTGAAGGCACTTGAAAAAACATCAAAACTTAGTTATCCTATAGTAGCCGTTAATGATGCTGAAACCAAGCATGACTTCGATAATGTTTATGGTACAGGCCAATCTGCTTTAGATGGTATTATTCGGGCAACTAATGTTTTGATTGCTGGTAAATCCGTAGTCGTTGCAGGGTATGGGCATGTGGGCAAGGGTATAGCTAGCAGGGCCAGGGGATTAGGAGCATCAGTAATTGTAACTGAAATTGATCCCATAAATGCCCTAAAAGCAAGAATGGATGGATTCATAGTTGCTACTATGGATGAAGCAGCCTTAATTGGTGATTTATTTATTACATCAACTGGTTGCAAGGATGTTATTGTTGGTTCTCATATAGAAAAAATGAAGAATGGTGTGATCCTTGCTAACGCAGGACACTTCAATGTAGAAATTTCTATTGAAGAAATCAATGGTATGGCCAAAAGTTCGAAACATGTTAATGAAAATGTGGAACAATTTGTTTTAAAAAATGATGCAAAAGTAAATGTAATTGGAGAGGGAAGACTAGTAAACCTGGTCGCTGCAGAAGGTCACCCATCAGAAGTTATGGACATGAGTTTTGCTAATCAATTCCTATCTGTAATTAACCTTGTTAATAATAAGGGTAAATTTGAAAACAAAATTTACGAGATTGACAGAGACCAAGACTTGCTTATTGCAGGTCTAAAGTTAGAGGCAATGGGGATAAAGATTGATAAATTATCTGAAGTACAAAATAAATATCTTAGCGAATACGGTGAGGGGACTTAA